TGTTCGAGTGGCGACGAATTGAGGCAGTGAAATAAGAAGGAACCTTGTTGTAAACTTTGTCGAATCtacgattatttttctcgaacttTTGAAGACAAAAAGGTTCATGAATGAGATCAGACTGCTTTCTGTTTCTTGTTCCAGCTCCGAAGGAAATTGGCAGGAAAACGTTGAAATTTCATCCAACGTGAGTTTCgttatgaaatggaaaatgatACCCGGTATCGAcacaaaatttttcgtcgtacGCGAAGAAAGCGTCGAGTCCAAAGTCCAAAGTTTCGCTGGCAAATGTAGCATGTAGGGCAGATCTTAGCGGGATGAAGATAAAGATCAGGGAAAGAGATAAGCCAAAGGGAAGAGTTTAATATTTTGGCAAAAAGCTTTCCTTAGCGCCTCgtacattgttttttttgtgcCAGCAGAAAAAGAACCCCTGGAGAGGCTCCTCGAGAAGGTGAGGAAACGCTTGAGGGCAAGCGTGGAGCGGGGGAATACGAGATAAACGCAGAACTCGACTGGAGTTGTCGTCGTTGCCGTGTGAGACTCGGCTGGAGGTTTCTCGTGTGACAGCCTTTCGCGTCTAGGGTCGAGGGTCTCTGTTATAGGGCGCCGACCCTTCTTTGTGACAAGCATTCTCTGTTCTTGCGTTATTCCTCGAGGGAAATCCCAACTGAAAAGTCTACCGGTTGGCAGAACAAAGTAAAGTCTGCGCAGTCATTGGCATATTCGTTTATCTGAAGCTTCCAGCCCTCCTTTTTACGAGCCAATCACTGAATCGTGGGATTTTTTCCAGCTGGCTGCCGATGACTGTATCACTTTAAACGGCGATAAGAACGGCGCCCGGGACACACTGCCACGTTTTGCCTTTGAACATCGCGAGCAGTCAAACTGTAGTCGAACTCCCTTCGAACAAAAACCGTTCTCTATCTCCTCGCGAACCTTCGTCCTTCCTTCTCCTGCTTTTCATATTACATTTAACTTTGTTACAAAAGAGTTGAATCCTCTTTGCAGTCCCGCCAATCGTCATCAGCAAACGTTGCTCTTTGATACGCATAACAAAGCTGCAAAGCAAGCTGCAGAACGTTTGGAACTCGGGAACGATGAACCGTCGATCGTGCTTTTAGTCCTGACAGACAATGCCCTACTTCATTAACAATGAACCATTCCCGAGATCCCAATTCTATTGTACTTCATTTTATTGATATACTAAAAGGCACGTTCCTTGTCTACCTTCAGATGTACGAATTCATGATTgcaaaatttttcgtcgttctGCCAGAaacttattcatttttcattaaaaacagCGCTCCATTTAACATCGGCGAACTACAAATAATTACGCGGCGATTTAATTACTTTTCTATCAACAAAGTATTTCCCGTGCAAAGTTCCTTGCAAATACTgtgttgacatttttttccccacagTTGCTTCAATCCCTCTACCAGGAAAGtctcctcaaattttttcaaaattatcgtGTCCGCTGACTCAGATTGGCAGCCTATACTGGGACTCATTTTCAGCCAAACAGTTCTGGAGGTTCCGGATTTTATGAGAATAAAGTTTGTGAAAAGAAAGTGcttgataaataataatattccGGCGCCTCATTGGTTTTCGTTCAAATGTTATTCAAGTCAGAATCGTTATTTCTTTCTGCAATTGAACTCGTTTTGAATAATCGAAATGATGATTCTTTGATTTCCATAGATTTGTTTCATATTCGAAGGGAATACGTCAACTCGTATTTTGAGGGTCGTTTTAGACTGTCGATCACAGCCGCCGGCTGTCCAGAAGTGCGAAGTCCTTTTTACGAATGTCTGAGAGCACGGTCGTCAATGAGCTTCACATTATTGTCCTGTGCGTCTGTGTCTAACGTCATGTTGACGCCATCAAATGTGGCGACGTATCGAAACTATTTTTAGAATTGtactaaatgaaaaaaaagggtaAATTAGTTATTGTGCGAAGTCGCCTCTATCGGTTAATTGACTCACCTCTCTTGTAGTCTTTTTCGAGCGTTTTCGTTCGAGTTTGGGCGTTTGTGAGAGAAGTGTGTAGTCACCTCCCGTGCCACCGGCACTTCTCTGTCTTGTGAGGGGCGTATGAGTGGCAGTAGGTGCACGCGGTGGCGGCGAAAACGTGACACCCTGCGGTAGTAGGGTGTAACCGAGATTCTGCGACTGCACGAACGGCGAGTTCGCCGGAAAGTGATTAGCAACCACTGGAGCCCAGTACTGGTGTGAGTGCCTCGCGGGTGAACTTCCTGAATTGGCAATCAGACCGACACCAGTGTAAACGTATCAAAACCGTCTCGAGGTAAGATATTTATGGTAATTGCTTAAACACGGCTTTTCACGAGTATCCAGCTGGTCTGGATCGGTTTACAGGATGacgtttggaaataaaaattgatgaaaaatcttcGGTCTCATTTCGGTGGATTCAATCGTAAAATGATGCGAAAAAGAGTTTTAGTTTGAAACCAATCAGAGGGACGAGTGACTCGATATAATGCTTGAGAGTTTCGACCTTACTTTTTCGCTTTCCAAAACGTTTATCCCGAAAACTCGAGCAGGAATAATGTTTGTTGGATGATAGTGAGCGATGATAGTGAGAATGAATTTAGCTTACTGTCACTGCGCGGATTGCTGTGCCTCCTCTGCTGTTTCCACGTCGCAGATCTGACTCGCCCGGCAGTTTCTGTGTTGACAGCATCGACGCTGAGACTCCTGGCGACTCCTTTGTAGGGGTTAGACTCAGCGTTCTCGGTGGCTGCGGCAACGCCGGCGAGTTGTTCGTTGAGTGCGTAGAGCTTGGACGTGATGTCCTTGCCGATGAGGGTATTAAGTACAATTTTTAAGAGGGGCCTGTGCCTCAGTACCCTCATGAGTTTCATCCTCGTCCAGCAAATATAAGTACTCGATTCCTCGGCGCGTATCGTCACTTGGAAGACGTCGTCGAGATTCTCGTGGGTGGCTTCCCACTCCGGCGAATCGACAAATTGATAAGCCCTTACGTAGTGTAGATGCGTGCCGTCGCACGTTACTTTCAGTCTGCACGGAGCAGGATAACCAGAAAAAATCGTCGTGTTACAATTCGCTCGAATAAACTTGTCGCTCATTTTCTTGTTCAAGTTATACTGCGAGGGGGGGTTCGAGCGATGCCAAACAAGCTCTATTTTGAGAGGACGAATGTCGAAATAAATCTCTCTATTTATTCGGAGTTGATTGGGAAATATCAATCAAACGAGTTATCGATCGCTGGGGCAATCGTTAATTAAAAATCTCCACGAAATATCGCGGAGGTACGATCTAATGAAAAAAGCTAAACGAGCAGCGATGATGAAAGCGTaattggtgaaaaaatgaCGCTGAATTACGGCAATTATATTGGCTCGGTCATGGGGGAATTTTAAAGTAAAATTAATCGGACTAACTTGCCACGCAGTAGTATGGACAACCTCTCGTCAGCCGGTGTGACGCCCTCAGTCGCGTAGGTTTGTCCAGGATCGAGCTTCAGTATCCTCGCTTCCTTGGCAAGCTCCTGGAAGTGTTTTTTGCTGACCCGGTAAGGCTTGAACAGCTTCAAATAGAGTTCCGCCAGTTCGGGGCTGAGGGCCGGAGGCAGAAAACGGCAGGCTAGTATCAACGAGTGTATCCCGTTCAGCAAACCCAGTGCGAGACACCACAGCATTGCATCCAGCGCACAGATCGTTATGCCGGCCCAAAGTGCAGCAAGCATGAACCCCGCTGTGAGAAAAGTTCGTAGAGCGAGTACCGAGGCCTTGAATGACCTTGGCACGAGAAAGGCGGCGGCGAAGAAGAGATTGGCTGCCTGAGCGGAGAGGGAAAAAGGGTGatcgggagaaaaaaatgagaaaatactTTTCAGTCAAACCgaaaaattatctaacgatTTGGATCGAATTAAGGTAgtttatgcacgaaacgattttcttaagaaagccttgaaatttacacagagtgcaaatgggtagtcgactcacacgcatatcaaattttcaagggttcgtcttattgctTGCTGAgacaaacgtgtttaaatataaaGGAAAATTCACAGGATTAAACGaactgtgcgtaaaaaatcgtttatctttccatattacgaatgaacgcttcctacgaagtttatgaaaaagtgcacaataacaatgaagtatataatgaagatctggaaaaaaattcgagacgatgtACTAGGAACAAAGACATATTACGttgaagattgaacgaaattggtaatgagcattccacatttgcttatttcggcattttgtttattcttggtttggcccattcctgtcacagccttctg
The window above is part of the Venturia canescens isolate UGA chromosome 5, ASM1945775v1, whole genome shotgun sequence genome. Proteins encoded here:
- the LOC122410870 gene encoding blood vessel epicardial substance-like; translation: MARTTRQRRKMANTTDVPTSASSLLTSTGSTPFDATSATVTYPTDGYYNFNYSGLVNLGGYSLDELNYTELWVDVWNGTETSNVTERLNATVLPPGGYCDEWESAQHKLFQAANLFFAAAFLVPRSFKASVLALRTFLTAGFMLAALWAGITICALDAMLWCLALGLLNGIHSLILACRFLPPALSPELAELYLKLFKPYRVSKKHFQELAKEARILKLDPGQTYATEGVTPADERLSILLRGKLKVTCDGTHLHYVRAYQFVDSPEWEATHENLDDVFQVTIRAEESSTYICWTRMKLMRVLRHRPLLKIVLNTLIGKDITSKLYALNEQLAGVAAATENAESNPYKGVARSLSVDAVNTETAGRVRSATWKQQRRHSNPRSDRSSPARHSHQYWAPVVANHFPANSPFVQSQNLGYTLLPQGVTFSPPPRAPTATHTPLTRQRSAGGTGGDYTLLSQTPKLERKRSKKTTREVTFETPV